The following are encoded together in the Skermanella mucosa genome:
- a CDS encoding anti-sigma factor family protein, translating to MNDHIDDMMLGAYVDGELHPALIGKIEAFLAGNEEARRKVGAFREINAFLRACGSDLRDAA from the coding sequence ATGAACGATCATATCGACGACATGATGCTCGGCGCCTATGTGGACGGCGAGCTGCACCCCGCCCTGATCGGGAAGATCGAAGCCTTCCTCGCCGGCAACGAGGAGGCCCGCCGGAAAGTCGGCGCCTTCCGGGAGATCAACGCCTTCCTCCGCGCCTGCGGATCGGACCTGAGGGACGCCGCCTGA